Proteins encoded within one genomic window of Thioploca ingrica:
- a CDS encoding HflBKC-binding inner membrane protein, whose protein sequence is MSLFDNMNKNVAFGQNQSPQPVSYQPEEVFQPPVSSVEVSSLIRNTYMLLSMTLFFSAFTASIAMFINMPPLPWWLTLLGYWGLLFLTTSLRNSIWGLAAVFALTGFMGLTLGPIISLYLKVFSNGSELVMMAFGSTATIFLGLSGYALVSRKDFSFLGGFLFAGILIAFLAGIGAIIFSLPGLSLAVSAMFVLLMVGFILYQTSDLVHGRETNYIMATVGLYVSIYNLFLSLLQLFGAFIGEE, encoded by the coding sequence ATGAGTTTATTTGACAACATGAATAAAAACGTGGCCTTTGGTCAAAATCAAAGCCCGCAACCGGTAAGCTATCAACCAGAAGAGGTTTTTCAACCACCGGTATCCTCAGTAGAGGTGAGTAGTCTCATCCGTAACACTTACATGCTGTTATCGATGACTTTGTTCTTTAGTGCTTTCACTGCCAGCATTGCGATGTTTATCAACATGCCCCCGTTGCCTTGGTGGTTAACTTTGCTCGGTTACTGGGGCTTGTTATTTTTAACCACCAGTTTACGAAATAGTATTTGGGGACTGGCTGCCGTTTTTGCTTTAACCGGTTTTATGGGTTTAACCTTAGGCCCCATTATTAGCTTGTATTTAAAGGTATTTAGCAATGGTTCCGAACTAGTCATGATGGCATTTGGCTCAACAGCGACTATCTTTTTAGGTTTGTCAGGCTATGCCCTAGTCAGCCGTAAAGATTTTAGTTTTCTGGGAGGCTTCTTATTTGCCGGCATTTTAATCGCTTTCTTGGCGGGAATTGGTGCCATTATTTTTAGTTTACCCGGCTTATCGTTAGCGGTATCAGCGATGTTTGTGCTGTTAATGGTCGGCTTTATTCTCTACCAAACCAGTGATCTGGTCCATGGTCGGGAAACCAATTACATCATGGCAACCGTTGGATTGTATGTCAGTATTTATAATCTGTTCTTAAGCTTGTTGCAATTATTTGGTGCTTTTATAGGTGAAGAATAA
- a CDS encoding chromosome partitioning ATPase — protein MYLEHGQIRYGILIDPFGLEIYEYLAGKTTLKDQYQITDPKYVEPAAVFLDLFLERIKMRTIAVYAAKGGVGKTTLAVNIAFELAKQGKRVLVVDLDDQANASLSLGVNYAEAFDKATNLKQIDEILSAFEGRVEVIDFLRYCKNDGFVAQNYILVSPLNRYLSHGGKLHVLPSSFRTKAGQIADLSIKHKLLNVGLQKLTGDYDYVIIDTPPSQHDFIANSLYAAQYVLIPAQMEYLSFYGIIHPLDFAKDIRQDTDGKRAQILGIVPMMVGGTKLNNAIEDLVKDKFKTIPVFPGIKQSTVIGQASHKRLPLAIYAEQHKPAQAVAQQLATLTNQLIEKIDLLESKTGV, from the coding sequence ATGTATTTAGAACATGGACAAATCCGCTATGGAATACTCATTGATCCTTTTGGTTTGGAAATCTATGAATACCTTGCGGGTAAAACCACCTTAAAAGATCAATATCAAATAACCGATCCAAAATATGTTGAGCCAGCAGCAGTATTCTTAGACTTATTTTTAGAGAGGATTAAAATGCGTACTATCGCCGTTTATGCTGCTAAAGGGGGAGTGGGAAAAACCACCTTAGCGGTTAATATTGCTTTTGAATTAGCCAAGCAGGGCAAGCGGGTGTTAGTGGTGGATCTGGATGATCAGGCTAACGCGAGTTTATCCCTAGGAGTTAACTACGCCGAAGCTTTTGATAAAGCAACGAATTTAAAACAAATTGATGAAATTCTTTCTGCCTTTGAGGGACGAGTAGAAGTCATTGATTTCTTAAGGTACTGCAAGAATGATGGTTTTGTAGCGCAGAATTACATTCTGGTCAGTCCACTGAACCGCTACTTATCTCATGGTGGTAAGCTACATGTACTACCCAGTAGCTTTAGGACCAAAGCCGGCCAAATTGCGGATCTCTCGATCAAACACAAATTACTTAATGTCGGACTACAAAAGCTGACCGGTGATTATGACTATGTCATCATTGACACGCCACCGAGCCAGCATGACTTTATAGCCAATTCCCTGTACGCCGCCCAATATGTCCTGATTCCGGCGCAAATGGAATATTTATCCTTTTATGGAATAATTCATCCCCTTGATTTTGCTAAAGACATTCGCCAAGATACCGACGGCAAGCGCGCACAGATTTTGGGGATTGTTCCCATGATGGTTGGCGGTACTAAATTAAACAATGCCATCGAAGATCTCGTGAAGGACAAGTTCAAAACGATTCCTGTTTTCCCAGGCATCAAACAATCCACCGTCATTGGACAAGCTTCTCACAAACGCTTACCTTTAGCAATCTATGCTGAGCAACACAAACCCGCGCAAGCGGTTGCACAACAATTAGCGACGCTAACTAACCAACTCATTGAAAAAATTGATTTACTCGAAAGCAAAACCGGAGTGTAG
- a CDS encoding heme ABC transporter ATPase, translated as MTSAMALISLNNVSIAFGHVALLDKVALRLDRGERVCLIGRNGEGKSTLLTLISGEINPDQGQIERQPHCKIARLSQHPELNSNDTIFQAVAGCLGEVGKQVQEYHDLAQCLAQSHDEPLLKQLENVQHRLEANDGWRLEQRVETVLSKLNLPTEQSVADLSGGWQRRVALAQALVIEPDLLLLDEPTNHLDIDAITWLEEVLLEWLGGLLFVSHDRQFMQRIATRIIELDRGQLTSYPGDYATYLERKQAALSAEITQAAKFDKHLAQEEVWIRQGIKARRTRNEGRVRSLKKLREERAQRREQQDKVRLNLDKGELSGRIVIVADDISKNYGDTPLIHHFSTEIMRGDRIGLIGPNGVGKTTLLKLLLGELTPDSGQVQHGTQLQIAYFDQLRAQLNPEETVIDAVAQGREMITVNGQKKHVMSYLSDFLFMPARAFSPVKSLSGGERNRLLLARLLIQPANLLVLDEPTNDLDVETLELLEELLANYSGTLLLVSHDRRFLDNVVTSTIVFEGKGQIKEYVGGYQDWLRQRNLTVQPPITPKKPLTSSKTNVSPKPKSPKLSYKEQRELAELPIQIENLETELTQLQEKVSCSDFYRGSTAEINQTLAQIKHLETELQTRYARWEELETKG; from the coding sequence GTGACTTCTGCTATGGCGCTCATCAGTTTGAATAATGTTAGTATTGCCTTTGGACATGTTGCACTTTTAGATAAAGTCGCTTTACGTCTCGATCGTGGTGAACGAGTCTGTTTAATTGGTCGCAATGGCGAAGGTAAATCGACTTTATTAACCCTAATCAGTGGCGAAATTAATCCCGATCAAGGTCAAATTGAACGTCAGCCGCATTGTAAAATAGCGAGATTAAGCCAACATCCTGAATTAAATAGCAATGATACCATTTTTCAAGCCGTTGCGGGTTGTTTAGGTGAAGTCGGTAAACAAGTTCAAGAATATCATGATTTAGCACAATGTCTAGCCCAAAGCCACGATGAGCCATTATTAAAACAATTAGAAAATGTTCAGCACCGTTTAGAAGCTAATGATGGTTGGCGTTTAGAACAACGGGTTGAAACGGTATTATCCAAACTGAATTTACCCACTGAACAATCGGTAGCGGATTTATCTGGCGGTTGGCAACGACGGGTCGCTTTAGCCCAAGCATTAGTTATTGAACCCGATTTATTGTTATTGGACGAACCGACTAATCACTTGGATATTGATGCGATTACTTGGCTAGAAGAAGTTTTGTTGGAATGGTTAGGTGGTTTGTTATTTGTCAGTCATGATCGCCAATTTATGCAGCGAATCGCCACGCGAATTATTGAACTCGATCGGGGTCAATTAACCAGTTATCCCGGTGATTACGCTACTTATTTGGAACGGAAACAAGCAGCATTATCGGCCGAAATCACCCAAGCCGCTAAATTTGATAAACACCTCGCTCAAGAAGAAGTTTGGATCCGGCAAGGAATCAAAGCTCGCCGTACTCGCAATGAAGGACGCGTTCGTTCACTAAAAAAATTACGAGAAGAACGTGCACAACGCCGTGAACAGCAGGACAAAGTTCGATTAAACTTAGATAAAGGCGAATTATCTGGACGGATTGTTATTGTTGCCGATGACATCAGCAAAAATTATGGCGATACGCCGCTGATTCACCATTTCTCTACGGAAATCATGCGTGGTGATCGTATTGGTCTTATTGGTCCCAATGGCGTTGGCAAAACAACTTTACTCAAATTATTACTCGGTGAACTAACACCAGACAGTGGTCAAGTGCAACACGGTACCCAACTTCAGATCGCCTACTTTGATCAACTGCGCGCGCAACTCAATCCAGAAGAAACTGTTATCGATGCGGTAGCGCAAGGACGCGAAATGATCACGGTTAATGGTCAAAAAAAACATGTGATGTCTTATCTGAGTGATTTTCTGTTTATGCCCGCTCGTGCCTTTTCCCCGGTCAAATCCCTTTCCGGTGGGGAACGCAATCGTTTGTTACTCGCCCGATTATTGATTCAACCGGCCAATCTACTCGTTCTTGACGAACCTACCAATGATTTAGATGTTGAAACATTAGAGCTACTAGAAGAATTGCTCGCTAATTATTCCGGAACCTTATTATTAGTTAGTCATGATCGCCGCTTTTTAGATAATGTCGTGACCTCAACTATAGTTTTTGAAGGTAAAGGTCAAATTAAAGAATATGTTGGTGGTTACCAAGATTGGCTTAGACAACGCAATTTAACAGTTCAGCCACCCATTACACCCAAAAAACCGCTTACCTCATCAAAAACGAACGTCTCTCCGAAACCAAAGTCACCCAAATTAAGTTATAAAGAACAACGTGAACTAGCTGAATTACCCATCCAAATTGAAAATTTAGAAACAGAATTAACCCAATTACAAGAAAAGGTGAGTTGTTCTGATTTTTATCGTGGTTCAACTGCAGAAATTAATCAGACTTTGGCACAGATTAAACACTTAGAAACAGAATTACAAACCCGCTACGCTCGCTGGGAAGAACTTGAAACGAAAGGATAA
- a CDS encoding O-linked N-acetylglucosamine transferase, SPINDLY family translates to MATISQLLNLAIQHHQQGQLSQAEILYKQILAQDRYHLEVLHLLGVLYSQLGQYQEGVRLIKKAIKKNGRSAPLYSNLGAALVSWGKPKEAITACRQAIALNPNNPEPYNNLGLALKAQDQLAAAMTSYRKAIAIKPDFADAYSNLGELLREQGQLEEAIASYQQALAINPQFAKAYNNLGLALKEQGQFQAAVTHYQRALAIDPNYVKAYFNLGTLLFSQRELEPAALCFTKLITIKPDYLEAYISLIGILFEQGKLDETIAYCQQALAIDPNCAEAHITLAGTFFRLGKLEAVVKHYRQALTIQPDNYMAHSGLLMAMHYSLDYDVPTVFAEHLHFAKQHVKPLQKEIKPHPNDKSPQRRLKMGYVSPDFRYHSTTFYMEPVLAAHHQDEFEIFCYADVLTPDAATQRLQGYVEHWRDIINLSDEQVAEQIRADQIDILVDLAGHTDRHRLLVFARKPAPIQVTYLGYAGTTGLATIDYKLTDEVIDPPGETEVYHTEELVRLPVYRIVQFNLENSPPINSLPALQSGYITFASFNNFSKVTSYIIDVWAKILTTLPNARLLIVVKDADKETTQQQVKASFTQRGVAVEQLTITGMRPFYQYLELHHQVDVGLDPFPHMGATTTFVSLWMGVPVITLMGPKPASKGGGPLKTLGLDRFVTYSPEDYINVAWWVTEHLEELNELRLNLREKMLHSPLMDANHFTRAMEAAYRQMWYKWCKHQR, encoded by the coding sequence ATGGCTACGATATCACAACTTCTTAATCTCGCTATCCAACATCACCAACAAGGTCAATTATCTCAAGCAGAAATTTTATATAAGCAAATTTTGGCTCAAGATCGTTATCATCTAGAAGTATTACATTTGTTAGGCGTGTTGTATTCACAATTAGGTCAATATCAAGAAGGTGTTCGGTTGATTAAAAAAGCCATTAAAAAAAATGGCCGATCAGCACCATTGTATTCCAATTTAGGAGCAGCACTGGTTTCATGGGGTAAACCTAAAGAAGCTATCACCGCCTGTCGTCAAGCCATTGCGCTTAATCCGAATAACCCAGAACCTTACAACAATCTCGGTTTAGCTCTTAAAGCCCAAGATCAATTAGCAGCAGCCATGACCAGCTACCGAAAAGCCATCGCCATCAAGCCTGATTTTGCAGATGCTTATTCTAACTTAGGCGAATTGTTAAGAGAGCAGGGTCAGCTTGAAGAAGCGATTGCCAGTTATCAACAAGCCTTAGCCATTAATCCTCAGTTTGCTAAAGCTTATAATAACCTGGGTTTAGCTTTGAAAGAACAGGGTCAATTTCAAGCCGCCGTAACTCATTATCAACGTGCTTTAGCCATTGATCCCAACTATGTTAAAGCTTACTTTAATCTGGGAACTTTATTATTTTCTCAGCGAGAATTAGAACCAGCTGCGCTTTGCTTTACTAAATTGATTACTATCAAACCGGATTATCTCGAAGCTTATATCTCTCTCATTGGTATTTTATTTGAACAAGGTAAATTGGATGAAACGATAGCTTATTGTCAACAAGCGCTAGCAATTGACCCCAATTGTGCCGAGGCACACATTACCTTAGCGGGAACTTTCTTTCGGTTGGGAAAACTGGAGGCGGTGGTTAAACATTATCGCCAAGCCCTAACGATTCAGCCCGATAATTACATGGCTCATAGTGGGTTACTGATGGCTATGCATTATTCTCTGGATTATGATGTGCCTACCGTATTTGCAGAACATTTACATTTTGCTAAGCAACATGTTAAACCTTTGCAAAAAGAGATTAAACCTCACCCTAACGATAAATCTCCGCAGCGCCGGTTAAAAATGGGTTATGTTTCTCCCGATTTTCGATATCATTCAACGACTTTCTATATGGAACCGGTATTAGCGGCACATCATCAGGACGAATTTGAAATATTTTGTTATGCCGATGTTCTCACCCCGGACGCTGCCACACAAAGATTACAAGGTTATGTCGAACATTGGCGAGATATTATTAATTTATCCGATGAACAAGTTGCTGAACAAATTCGTGCCGATCAAATTGATATTTTAGTTGATTTGGCTGGTCATACCGATAGACATCGTTTGTTGGTGTTTGCGCGTAAACCAGCACCCATACAAGTCACCTATTTAGGTTATGCCGGAACCACCGGTTTAGCTACTATCGATTACAAATTAACGGACGAAGTTATTGATCCACCCGGAGAAACGGAAGTCTATCATACTGAAGAATTAGTGAGATTACCGGTTTACAGAATCGTCCAGTTCAACCTAGAAAACAGTCCGCCGATCAATTCGTTACCGGCGCTGCAATCTGGATATATTACCTTTGCTTCCTTTAACAATTTTTCTAAAGTTACCTCTTACATTATTGATGTTTGGGCAAAAATATTAACAACCTTACCGAATGCTCGCTTACTTATTGTGGTTAAGGATGCTGACAAGGAAACCACTCAACAACAAGTGAAGGCGTCATTTACTCAACGAGGGGTTGCTGTCGAGCAATTAACTATCACTGGCATGAGACCATTTTACCAATATCTAGAATTACATCATCAAGTAGACGTGGGCTTAGATCCTTTTCCTCATATGGGAGCAACGACCACTTTTGTATCGCTCTGGATGGGAGTACCGGTGATTACGCTGATGGGCCCAAAACCGGCTTCTAAAGGTGGTGGCCCTTTAAAAACACTGGGTTTAGATCGTTTTGTCACTTATAGCCCCGAAGACTATATTAACGTAGCGTGGTGGGTCACTGAGCATCTGGAAGAATTAAATGAGTTACGCCTGAACTTACGTGAGAAAATGTTACATTCGCCACTGATGGATGCTAATCATTTTACCCGTGCTATGGAAGCCGCTTATCGACAAATGTGGTACAAATGGTGTAAACACCAGCGTTAA
- a CDS encoding bacterial type II secretion system protein, with amino-acid sequence MLLTQHQGFTLLEMLVVLVIIGLLAGLVGPRIFGNVDKAKLQTANIQVKQLKGALQTLRLDIGRLPTPEEGLALLRIPPNDENVKPLWKGPYLEETIPLDPWNHPYQYSVPGSDGDPFALYSFGADGQPGGVDDNADIGYLPPR; translated from the coding sequence ATGCTATTGACTCAACACCAAGGCTTTACCTTATTAGAAATGCTAGTCGTGTTAGTTATCATTGGATTATTAGCGGGATTAGTTGGACCACGAATCTTCGGTAATGTGGATAAAGCTAAATTGCAAACCGCCAATATCCAAGTTAAACAACTAAAAGGTGCACTCCAAACTTTACGCTTAGATATAGGGCGTCTGCCCACTCCGGAAGAAGGGTTAGCTCTATTACGCATACCACCCAATGATGAGAATGTCAAACCCCTTTGGAAAGGACCCTATTTAGAAGAAACCATTCCTTTAGATCCGTGGAATCATCCCTATCAATATAGTGTACCAGGAAGCGATGGCGATCCCTTTGCGCTCTATTCATTTGGTGCGGATGGACAACCCGGTGGAGTAGACGATAATGCCGATATTGGCTATTTGCCACCGCGATAA
- a CDS encoding pilus response regulator PilG, protein MSTAANFEGIKVVIIDEYKTIRRTAETLLKKAGCQVVTARDGFEGLSRIMEFQPNIIFVTIIMPRLNGYQTCILIRSNQAFKPIPVIILSSCDGLVARILSKIMGATHYMTLPFTRQELLDVIKSYVVDVKKS, encoded by the coding sequence ATGAGCACCGCAGCTAATTTTGAAGGTATTAAAGTCGTAATCATTGATGAATATAAAACTATTCGCCGTACTGCAGAAACTTTATTAAAAAAAGCGGGTTGTCAAGTTGTTACAGCCAGAGACGGCTTTGAAGGACTTTCTAGAATAATGGAATTCCAACCGAACATCATTTTTGTGACTATTATAATGCCTCGTCTTAATGGCTATCAAACTTGCATTTTGATTAGAAGTAATCAGGCTTTCAAACCGATTCCGGTTATTATCTTATCGAGCTGTGACGGATTGGTTGCACGTATTCTTAGCAAAATAATGGGTGCCACGCACTATATGACACTCCCCTTTACCCGCCAAGAACTACTTGATGTTATCAAAAGTTACGTCGTGGATGTTAAAAAATCGTAA
- a CDS encoding diguanylate cyclase — MKQLIKQAVITLARFGNSKQVVLLKVETINNGIIIGAFLNGEFLISNESIKLNNTPLEKIISTKQTYTYPGTIVKSIPFPIYQDSRSDFSCVCLPLLNEENQVIGIVILTQKIGISLSSERLHVVNLLRPLIAAIIETNVTMIELLAERENLLQLSTIDSLTSLYTRRYFETRLQEEFTKVSRHGGVFSLLLIDIDHFKQINDTCGYKEGNRVLQEVAQILTNSIRKEIDIPCRYNGKQFGILLPYTDVDGAYILAERIRRGCEQHLFTTQQGIPFKVTLSIGVAHNIDIAHHEELNDNDHIVVESAPVTEVSKEEVIYRVDVMLNAAKQAGHNQVMVWW; from the coding sequence ATGAAACAATTAATTAAACAAGCAGTCATTACATTAGCCCGGTTTGGTAACAGTAAACAGGTTGTTTTATTAAAAGTAGAAACGATTAACAATGGAATTATTATCGGTGCTTTTTTAAATGGTGAATTTCTCATTTCTAATGAATCGATTAAACTAAATAACACGCCTTTAGAAAAAATTATTTCGACTAAACAAACTTATACTTATCCGGGTACGATAGTTAAATCGATTCCTTTTCCAATTTATCAAGATTCACGCAGTGATTTTAGTTGTGTGTGTTTACCCTTACTTAATGAAGAAAATCAAGTTATTGGTATCGTCATTCTGACTCAAAAGATCGGTATTTCTTTATCTTCTGAACGACTCCACGTGGTCAATTTGTTACGTCCGCTTATTGCAGCCATTATTGAAACTAATGTGACCATGATAGAACTGTTAGCAGAAAGAGAAAATTTATTGCAATTATCCACCATAGATAGTTTAACTAGCTTATATACTCGACGTTATTTTGAAACTCGTCTACAAGAAGAATTTACTAAAGTGAGTCGCCATGGTGGCGTATTTTCACTGCTTTTAATAGATATAGACCATTTTAAACAGATTAACGATACTTGTGGCTATAAAGAAGGTAATCGAGTATTACAAGAAGTGGCTCAAATTTTAACTAACTCCATTCGTAAAGAAATCGATATTCCTTGTCGCTATAATGGTAAACAATTTGGTATTCTATTACCGTATACCGATGTTGATGGTGCCTACATTTTAGCAGAACGAATTCGGCGTGGCTGCGAGCAACATCTGTTCACGACTCAACAAGGTATCCCCTTTAAGGTCACTTTAAGTATCGGTGTTGCTCATAATATCGATATTGCTCATCATGAAGAACTTAACGATAATGATCATATCGTAGTAGAATCAGCGCCGGTCACCGAAGTTTCCAAAGAAGAAGTCATTTATCGGGTTGATGTGATGTTAAATGCTGCTAAACAAGCGGGTCACAATCAAGTGATGGTAT
- a CDS encoding DNA methylase N-4, with product MRHHEVEKSCFPLMVMESSEFSPNQCVFRDDEFGVWLYHANCIEFMDILIGKYPNGKFDMIFADPPYFLSNGGITCHAGKMVRVDKGQWDKSNGPEMNHEFNTAWLSRCKKLLTPNGTIWVSGTHHAIHSIGYAMQQLGMKILNDITWEKPNPPPNLSCRYFTHSTETIIWAAKNEKSKHCFNYDQMREINSGKQMKSIWISPEISVSLWK from the coding sequence ATGAGACACCATGAGGTAGAGAAAAGCTGTTTCCCGCTGATGGTCATGGAGAGTTCCGAATTTTCTCCGAATCAGTGTGTCTTCCGAGATGATGAGTTCGGTGTATGGCTTTATCATGCCAATTGTATTGAGTTTATGGACATACTCATCGGCAAGTACCCTAATGGAAAATTCGATATGATATTTGCCGATCCACCCTATTTTCTTTCGAACGGCGGTATTACCTGTCATGCTGGGAAGATGGTGAGGGTTGATAAAGGACAATGGGATAAATCAAACGGTCCAGAAATGAACCATGAGTTCAACACGGCGTGGCTGTCAAGATGCAAAAAACTGTTAACGCCTAATGGCACGATTTGGGTTTCCGGCACCCACCATGCCATTCACTCTATTGGTTACGCCATGCAGCAATTGGGAATGAAGATACTAAACGATATTACTTGGGAAAAGCCCAACCCCCCTCCGAACCTGTCTTGTCGCTATTTTACACATTCCACCGAGACGATCATTTGGGCTGCCAAGAATGAGAAATCAAAACACTGTTTCAATTATGACCAGATGCGGGAAATAAACTCTGGCAAGCAAATGAAGTCAATTTGGATATCTCCAGAAATATCGGTTTCATTGTGGAAGTGA
- a CDS encoding hydrogenase expression/formation protein HypE — protein sequence MQLDTYITLAHGNGGRFMRELIQTIFARHLDNPALDVHADAVCLPWHQSEIVITTDGFTVKPLEFPGGDIGSLAIHGTINDLAVVGAIPRYLTLNTFIEEGLEIVQLDRLIANLATAAKAENVAVVAGDTKVVQRGEGGGLYLATTGIGFRDPTVRLGMEYIQPQDVILVSGAIGEHGTAVMLARQQFGLHGDLHSDAASVLPLTQALLSLSGLRFMRDPTRGGLATVAHEISQVTGYTLKLYQAAIPIQDPVQSVCDILGYDPLYLACEGRVVAVTAPQQADEALARWRDLPQGQSAAIIGHVQVGPARVILQTQLGGERLLEELEDDPLPRIC from the coding sequence ATGCAATTAGATACCTACATTACACTCGCACACGGTAATGGTGGGCGTTTTATGCGTGAACTTATCCAAACTATTTTTGCACGGCATTTAGATAATCCGGCATTAGATGTTCATGCTGATGCCGTTTGCCTACCTTGGCACCAGAGTGAAATTGTGATTACAACCGATGGATTTACGGTTAAACCGTTAGAATTTCCCGGCGGGGATATTGGTAGCTTAGCCATACATGGTACGATAAATGACCTAGCGGTTGTCGGTGCTATTCCTCGTTATTTGACTTTAAACACTTTTATCGAAGAAGGTTTAGAAATCGTTCAATTAGATCGGTTAATTGCTAATCTCGCTACAGCGGCTAAAGCAGAAAATGTTGCTGTAGTTGCCGGTGATACCAAAGTGGTACAACGAGGTGAAGGCGGCGGCTTATATTTGGCGACAACCGGAATTGGTTTTCGCGATCCAACTGTCCGTTTAGGCATGGAATACATTCAACCCCAGGATGTTATTCTGGTAAGCGGAGCCATTGGTGAACATGGAACGGCTGTCATGTTAGCTCGACAACAATTTGGATTACATGGAGATTTACACTCCGACGCGGCGAGTGTATTACCTTTAACTCAAGCCTTGTTATCTTTGTCAGGACTGCGTTTTATGCGAGATCCGACTCGAGGTGGTTTAGCGACAGTGGCTCATGAAATCAGTCAAGTGACCGGTTATACCCTGAAACTTTATCAAGCGGCTATTCCTATCCAGGATCCGGTACAGTCCGTTTGTGACATACTGGGATATGATCCCTTATATTTAGCCTGTGAAGGTAGAGTAGTCGCGGTCACCGCTCCGCAACAAGCCGACGAGGCATTGGCTAGATGGCGCGATTTACCGCAAGGTCAATCAGCAGCGATTATTGGTCACGTCCAAGTCGGTCCAGCCCGAGTTATTTTACAAACTCAATTAGGTGGAGAGCGGTTACTTGAAGAATTAGAAGATGATCCACTACCGCGAATTTGTTAA